A genomic region of Coregonus clupeaformis isolate EN_2021a unplaced genomic scaffold, ASM2061545v1 scaf0010, whole genome shotgun sequence contains the following coding sequences:
- the LOC121550670 gene encoding interleukin-8, whose product MSIRMSASLVVVLLVLLTITEGMSLRGVGADLRCRCIETESRRIGRLIKKVEMFPPSSHCRDTEIIATLSKSGQEICLDVSAPWVKRVIEKMLANNK is encoded by the exons ATGAGCATCAGAATGTCAGCCAGCCTTGTCGTTGTGCTCCTGGTCCTCCTGACCATCACTGAGG GGATGAGTCTGAGAGGCGTGGGGGCTGACCTGCGATGTCGCTGCATCGAGACGGAGAGCAGACGTATTGGTAGACTCATTAAGAAGGTGGAGATGTTCCCTCCCAGCTCGCACTGCAGagacactgagatcat TGCCACTCTGAGCAAGAGCGGTCAGGAGATTTGTCTGGATGTCAGCGCTCCTTGGGTCAAGAGGGTCATTGAGAAGATGCTGGCCAA CAACAAATGA